The sequence CTTCTGAAGTAGCTTGGTagacaagagcatcatccacataaGAAACCTTCACACATACAATGTAGGCTCCAAGACCGATTGGTTTTCCATGTATCTGCTTACTTGGATCTGTTTCAGCAATTTCAGCCTCTGCAACCACCTCGTCCTCCTTGTACCAGCTTAACAACTTGCAAACTTGGAATCTCTTTGGCACTTGAACCTCATTTTGTTTTCTGACATGACTTGGAGTGGTATCAGTTGAGTTTCTTTCATTACAGATAACATTTCTGCTAGTGATAGCCTCATGATTGATGCTGGGACTTAACATGTGAGAGGGTAAGACTCCATTGCAGACATATTTTGATTTCGTTCCCTATATTAAGACCAATCAGCATTATGAGGGGCATTATCGAGTTTGAGTTTATCAAGAAAAGGAGACCTAATAAAAGACAAGTTAAATTCTCACCTCTAGCTGCACCACTCGATCACTTAATGCTTTATAGGATTCTTGACACTCTTTAATTATCATCTTATAGTGGGACTGCTCAACAACCTTTTTACGTGTCGCTCCAAAACCAATTCCTTTAAGTCTCCCTTTAGTTTTCTTGTCCTCACCAAAGGACTTTGCAAGAATATCATCTGTCACGGATGATCCACAATCAACATGATACTTTTCTCgagctttttcaagtttttcatgtgTAAGCGTGTAAAACATCAGATATTTTTGACAACAACACATGCAGTCTTCAAGTTATCACCAGCAACACCAGCTCGACAGAAGACTGAACTGCTGCAACATCTCTCCATTTATACCTCGGCTAAAACAAACATGAAGTCTGCCAATCGAAATCCATCCCATTCAACTACAGCAAACCCCGTTTCATCCATGTATAGTATCACCAGCATTTCAGAACCAAGCTCTCACTTTGAGAACCAACTTAGAGTACTAGGAAACATCACTTCCACCAGTTCGAGCATCCATGAATCGATGGCAGAACATGCCCATCTTCTTTTTCCCCGTTATCTCCATGGTACTATGAGCAGCGTTAGTGGTGCTGATATATAGTGACATACCAGGCCAACCACTCTTATTATTACCGCAAATGCCAAATTAGCTTCTCATGTTAGCCAGTTATCTTCGGACGAATGAAttcgcttgtactttctacaaaagcactaaaataatattattattcaaaatatcgagtcctaactaatataaatatgggtataaaatgtggcacatacgtgcttatcatatTCGGTTCGTACATCATTATGCCATGGTTTTACATGTACAGAACTTTTATCGGGTCGACTCTTAAACTTAACTGAGTTAAGTTTCTCTAAGAATCTGAAAACGCTTTCGAAAGTTCTGAAtaaatctttgtcaattgatccattacgatagtatttctcaaaaagattaagagttaatctagaaaggttccatatctttgagcgtaacgaatgttttctcaatcttcccatctttttattttttcctttagattgtttctcatcatctaaattttaCTTTTAGATaaaatgagattatcatgagaaaacagaggttttatccataataatctttgagaaATCTTTACGGAAttatggcgtgcgttacagatgccaagagcaagttttccaaagaaatttcccacagGGCAACTTTTAAGGATcggacaaacacaaacttatcaggtttaaagtgtttgcctgctctgataccaattgaaaaagcgggggtacaacaaccacacccaatatttcgattagcaatctgtatggactaactccgatatactttcaagagaataaactagactcaatcttaataaagtatatcaaagagttatacccATCTttgtcgattcaatacttactcaagcaaatagaaatctgcgagtctaattgaatacaagagaaatcacttgaaaggtaccaaagaccaatgttcaagtatcaatcaatttcaatcaacaaccaaaggttggatttcctaattgattgattcaaacgcacaacctgtgatatttcaattataaggataatcaatataatgcggaaaagaaataacacagacaccagaagttttgttaacgaggaaaagacaaatgcagaaaaaccccgggacctggtccatattgaacacacactgcattaagccgctaaagacactagcctactacaaactaacttcagtgtagactgtagttgaaccccaatcaatctcacactgatccaaggtacagttatgctcttacgtctttgatcccagcaggatactacgcacttgattcccttagctgatctcacgcacaactaagagttgctatgacccaaagtcgaagactttaataaacaaatctgtatcacacagaaaagtctacggtaatagataaatctgtctcccacagaaatacctacgagttttgtttcgtcttttgataaatcaaggtgaacaggaaccaattgataaaccggacttatattcccgaagaacaacctagtattatcaatcacctcaaaataatcttaatctacgcggcgaaagaagatattgtgtaatcacaaatgatgagacgaagatgtttgtgattacttttatatcttgcctatcggagatatcaatctcaagccagtcgttacgattgtactcaatacgatagaaacaacaagatcagatcacacaactacaagaaagtagcatcgttctggcttcacaatccaaatgaagtcttcaagtcgttaacctacagggtctcggtagaaacctaaggttaaaggagaatcgactctagcttatacaactagtatcacacagtaggtgtggggattaggtttcccagtttctagagttctcccttatatagcctttcaaatcagggtttgcaatcaatgttagcttagtaacaaagcattcaatattcacctttagatgaaaacctgattagattcaagctaatatctttcaaccgttagatcgaaaacctagcttgttacacacaaatgaaatgcacgttttaggtttgtgtaaccgtacccaaagttttacatttattggttcaacagtagttaaccaaatggttagccatatgagcactttcatatcaaccatgttcttcttcaccataactagttcaaatgactcaaatgaactagttagagagttttttaattgcttagatcttatagaagtatacaagacacaatcgaagcaaaagcgatttgattcactcgaatcgattcatgaactttatatccacggtttgcaaacttgcattccttagttaatataagtataagttctcgaataatcgtttttagaaaataaccaacctaagtgcgcggaccaggtacgcggactcaagtacccggaataagttttaaAAGTTTACAAatattctcggtaagagaacctccgacagtacgcggactgggttcgcggactctgttccggtttcccgagcagcaaagtacgcggactttggttcaaggaataaggacttatacatgtatgtgttaccacacaatgcttatatccaacattggttatataatctaaactctcatttcaatcattgaaacattcttagaggacgttatatagttgttattcacaaaccatttttcgtcaaagccattttcaagtgattgaaacataacatgaatctCGTCATTAggaaaatatgaacttggctaaagcgaaagcttaccaacacatatttcgagaaatagataagcgagataaactcgactcgaaatagcaaatgtgtataatcaaagtctatatagcaaaacgacttttgtctcaagatagaagataaagtatatagacttttgagtgatagataagttcaagtctccacataccttttagtcgatgaagttccaccagttccttgagtagttcttcgtcttgtataatgatcgccatggagttcttgatctcagctacactttctatcctagtccgagacttagctatgtgaACTGGTGATGAACTAGATTATTGGCTGAACCAGGAAAAGCATCTTCGAATCCATCACTTAACTTTACTACAATGTCATGCAACATATTGGGAACAAAGATCCAGAATCCAATGGCTTCATTCAGGGGACAATAATTCAACATTCTTCCACGCACATCCACCATACACCGCAGCTGTAATAACATACAACAATTGCAAGATCAACAAAATAACTGGGTTAGCGATAAAGATCGGGTAATTCGAATCATCCTTGATCATTTTACTGATCAATACACGACCCAAAGTACAACAATAAACGAGGATCTCTTTGCACAAATCACACCCAGACTATCACAAAGACAATGTACCAAGCTCACGGAAGAGGTGACTTCAGCGGGGAAATCAAACATTCCCTGTTCTCCATTAACCCTGAAAGCGCTCCTGGACTTGATGGGTATACTAGTAAGTTTTTCAAGGTATTTTGAGACACCACACACCATCAATTAATACCCATGGTCCACAACTTCTTTAACACCCTAAACATTCACCCTCTCATGAATCACACCAATGTCACCCTCATCCCAAAAATCGACCACCCATAAAAACCATCCCAATTCAGACTGATCATTATTTGCAATGTACTATACAAAGTGATATCCAAATTCTTGGTAAATTGCATACGCCATGTCCTCCCATTTCTAATAAGTCCATATCAAAGTGCCTTCGTCCCACAAAGATCAATACATGATAACATAGCATTTGCTGGCGAACTATTCCATCACATTAAAACCTCTGCTCTCACTAAATATCCAAAAATAGCCCTTAAACTGGATATTAAGAAAGCCTATGGTATCAAAACAACATTCACAAAAATAGGATTTCCGACCATATTTGTATATTACATTATGATGTGCATCACTAGAGTTACCTACTCAATTAACATTAATGGTACCCTTCACGGATACATCACCCCTACGAGAGGAATTAGATATGGAGATACTATATCTTCtatattttcataatatatgtagATTTACTTTCGAAAAACCTAGGCAATCTGGAAGCCCGAAATCTTGTAAGAGGGCTAAACATTTCTCAAAAATCTCCACATATATGGCATCTAATGTATACAGACGATCTTCTAATCACTTACAAGGCATCCCGGGAAAGCAATGAACACCTCAAGAGACTTCTTCAATCCTACAGCTCTTCAGCGGGCTAGGAAATCAACACAACAAAATCAACAATAATTCACCATCCAAGACTACAACAATATTAGTTGGACGCTATTGAACAATTATTTGCCATGCCAACATCGTCAACCCCGCCAATATACCTAGGAGTACATTTCAAACATGGGAGAACCTCTAGTCACATTTTCGACCCACTACTTCAACATTTAGTGAGAAAGGCTCAAGGATGAATGACCAAGTGCCTTACGCCAGCAAGAAGGTTAGTACTCATTAAAACGTCTTTAATACCTACTTCAAACCACATTATGAAAACAAAACTATTCCCCGCCCATATATACAAACAGATAGATCGGATCGctaggaattttttctggggCCATGATTCATCAATTAAAAAACTCCACCCAATGGAACAAACTCAACAAACCGGTAGCAGAAGGGGGACTCAGCATAAGAAAAAGTAGTCATCACAATAAAGCCTTACTCATGAAAAGAATCTGGAACATACATGACCAATCTAATTCCATTTCCACCAAATTATACAATGAGAAATATTTGCAAAATCAATCAATCTTCCAGGAAAACACCCTCATTCCTTCTTCATCTAGACCACAATGAAGACAAATGACCTCCCTCATCCCCACCCTAAAAAATCTCATCTTTCATCGCGTCAGGAACGGTTTAGACACACACATATCCAAGCAAATTGGATACTTCAATCTCAAAACCTAGACCCGACCCAATGTTACCCAATCCAATCAGTAGTTAATCTCCTTGACCCTTTCACTCATAACCGGAATCATGAACAACCGAATCACCTCCCATCTGATGTTTTCCAATACATCATAAACATCTACCTTCCCCTAGACATGCCTTcgaataagatcatatggacACACTCAAAGTCCGGAAAATACACTACTGCTACCGGGTATAATTTTCTAATATAACAAGCCAACCATCATcaccaaccccccccccccccccccccccccccacgcACACACCTAATCCCTGTGGAACTTACCGTGTCCACCAAAAATTTAGCGTTTCTTGTGGAAAGTTATAAATGAAGGTCTTATGATTTTATCTATTTTACACCGCATCAACCTCTCCAATTTCAACCAATGCCCCCGGTGCAACGCTGAACCAGAAACAGAAACAGGGAAGCACATGCCTATTCACTGCCCAATAACAACAACTACCTGGAAAAACTTGTTATCTTGTCCATCAACAGGACAAATCAACTTCAACTTCCATTTCACTataaacaatcaaacaaccaTTTCACAAATTTTGCAAGACGCTAGCCATACCCCTTCTGTATCaccattttgttttcttttctggaACCTCTGGACGTCTAGAAATGAATTAGTTTTCAAACAACACCTTACACCCTCAGACAATATCCTGACACAGACCTTGAAGCAACAACAAGAATTTGAATGGGCGAAAAATGTTTTGCCCGCAGTTTTACCTGGGACCTACCATCCAGAGCCATTCCAACAAATATTATAGCAATAAAAACGATATTAGCAGGCTGGACCAAACCGCAACTAGATTGGCTAAAAATTAACACGGATGGAGCTGCTAGGGGACATCCAGGAATGACGGGAGCAGGTttttgatagatacatttttgtgtagattctatatattgatactgctcatttttatacttattatgatgttttatgtATGTGTAGGTATTTTAGGGGgcaatatttttcttccatttcAACATcgtagttttggcgggaaagcagTTCAGTGACCGACGAATTTCCTGAATTGATTTTAAGCATGTTTCTTTCAGATTTCTTAACTGGTTTGGATTGGTGACGGCCTGTGGCGATCAAACATGCATGATATGTCTTACAAAAACGGGAAAAAGGGAGGTTTCTTTCCTTTACGAAACAGAGTTGCATATATTCTCGGGTAGCTTTTGATTCTATTCGTATCAGTTACGTGGGAGATTGGGGAGGATATCTTCGCTAATTAAGATTTCCTTCTATCTTTGGAATGAGTAATCACTCGGAGACGcgtaaaaacataaaaaaggaagtTTTCATCGAGTTTGTATAAAACAGGGAAGGTTGAAATATTATCGGAAGTTTTTGATGATTTGGAAGTTATCTGAGACACATGGGTCAACTACCGTAGGATTTGACTACATATCTTCTAGGGAGATTGGATAATCACGGATAACGCGTGAGAAGAAGCAGGAAAGAAGAAAATCCCATAACtttgggaaaagaaaaagaagatttcgTGAAGATTTTATCGAGTTGTGATGTATATATATGATGCTAGGGAGTCACAGAAGGGACGAGGTGCACTGTAGGGAAGTTTAGAAGAGAACATAGAGATGAAATCATGAGTTAAAGAATTATTCCTGCTGCTGCAatatcaagaacacgaagaacattagacgcaCAGGATCTGTCGCAGTACTTATCGTTTATTCAATATCAGAAGCTATATATCGTTTATCAACAatggttgcattaggtctttagccactgtttcctctttgtaatAGAGATTCTGCAACAAATTCTCATTGTTGCAAattgtctgtgttattactttttcacctccttgtacactttctagctataaacatatattttgagaacatgatatgaggagctaaacccctttgctgaggcgacagaggaagctatttttccaacaaaaagtggtgtattcttattaatttatttattgcaattattttatgattattttccttgaatggaaattgtttgaatgatttttgtcaagcagttgttatttcttttgatagagcatgcttagcCATAGGTTTTTGATGCTTTAcactttggatttacacttgttatttagaaaatctacttgttgcaatagtttataAGCAAACTAAACgcaaaattgcataaatataaatattgtattaatcactttgaacttggaaaatagtggaatcttagtttcaatgttcttttaatattgatatcatttttgtctgagtttgctataattattagtgagttttcaattttggtttttgaatttaagtctaaaaaatccttcacaaataTGAGAAACGaaaatctttttaccactatctacaatccACATCAGTTTTATTTGCAGGGATTCAAGTGCTCAAACTGTGATAGCTCTCCCGTAGTCTCTAGGAATAATTACGACGTTAATAGTTGAAACATGGGCAACTCTGTTGGGATCAAGGACATCAACGGAGAGACAATAGCCAAAAGTTATCTTTGAGATGGGCTCGGATAATCTGATGCGCTTCATAAAAATGGAGGCTGAAGTTCCGTGGTATATTGCAGAAATGATTACTGAAATAAAACAGAGAATGCGATAAATCCCTTATTGTGCTATACAACACAATTATAGAGAAGGGAATCAAGCAGCAGATGGTTTGACAAACTATGCAGGAGACGGAAGCCAGACAAGAAACTTCTCATCAACAATACGGGACCAGGCAATCCCGCATTTTATCAGCCAAATTCTATCAAATGACTCAGTGATTACGGGATACACACCTCTAATAGCTTTCTAGGCTTGTTGTTCTGTTTTTTTcaggcttcaaaaaaaaaaaaaaaaaaacgcacctatGGACCGGTTGCATGTTTAACACGATGTTTGTCATCCATAGGGTCAGTTAGAGTTAGTTAGGCTGAGGCCATGACATAAAGGTCAGAGTTAGGCTAACTCTTATGGGGTGCTAATTTAGCAGCCAGATTTGTAACCCACGTTAGCTAGGACAACCACCTAAGtcttatgggagtgctaatctagcagctagactAGCAGTCCAAGTCAGTTGGGACTACCGCCCAGCGCTGAACGTTCCGCACTGGCGATGAACGGTACAACACTTTAAATCTCAGCAGTCTGATCTGACTTAAATCGCCCAACGCTGAACCATTCCGCGAAAAGGTGGTTTTCTCAGCGCTGGATGATTCAGCGTAACTATCTAGCTGCTAGTTCACCTGCGAGCAACTGCaaggagagaactagtgttaacaaatagatTAACTATCTAGCAGCTTAATCTAGTAAGCTAGGCCACGACGTAATCTCAACCGTCCAGCTTAGAAGTAATCTCAGCCTTCTTTTCGGACACCCCCTTTTCTTCAAACATTGATATTTACTTCTCCCCCGTTACCACCACCATCACGACGAACACACAGAGAAACTTAACAAGAAAGCCCTCGTTCTTCAGCAACTCATTTACCTCCATTATCCAATCCCTTCGTTGTTTAATCTCTTTCCGCTCCCCTCCCCCCTCTCTCTAGGTAATCTTAAATCTGTAGTTCaatttattttgaaatttgaaaacattttttttttaggttttcgaTATGAAATCATAGTAGCTGATTTCACCGTCAAATCTTTATTTTTCTAATGATTTGTTGTGTTTAAGGTTCATATCTCTGTTCCTTTTGAATTCAAATAACCAATTGATCTTTGATTGAGGATAATCTATGTGAAACTTACAGAGATTTTAACATTTTGCTATTAGGGTTTGCGAAATTTTGACAAATGGGTATTGTAAAAGTTGCTGTGAATGTTAGACCTTTGAGTGATGAAGAGGTATAATTTTCTGATAAATTTTGTATGCTTTGTGCTGTGGTGTGTAGAAAACATTTATTTCATCAAGTTTCTTAGTACTTTTATGTGTTTATGTTAATTATAGGTTAAAATCGGAACACATTCTTTTACATTCGATCATGTTTATGGAAATAAGGCTTCTTCCCCGATTTCGATTTATGGTGATTGTGTGGCTCCATTGGTTGATGCTCTCTTTGATGGCTATAATACAGCAGTTCTGGCCCATGGAcaagtgtgatttcctttttctaTAACTCTGGTCTTAAATTTCTAGCCGTGTTCTTTTCTCTGATCATTGAtgcattattttgtgtttgtgtaTTGATGTAGACTGGATCAGGCAAGACCTATACCATGGGGACCAACTACACTGGAGATGGAAGTACCGGTGGTATTATCCCACAGGTGATGAATTCCATTTTTTCTAAGATTGAGGAGAAAAAAGAAGCCAAGGAATTTCTAATAAGAGTTTCTTTTGTCGAGGTTAGCTTATTATTTATACCGTAAAGGATTGGAATGGTTATCTTATGAATATGACCGTACGTGAATATGTTTTAATTGAGTAGTTTTAATCTTATCACAGATATTCAGAGAAGAAGTCATTGATTTATTAGATCCAAATTCTGGCAAGGGCAAAAGGACTGTGGCAAAGGTAGCTGCAAAAAAGCCTATCCCAATTCGAGAACTAGAAGAAGGGGTGTTCACTGTTCCTGATGCAGCAGCGGTAGAAGTCAGAACAAAACAGCAGATGGCATCGTTTTTGTCCCAAGGTTCATTAAAACGTGCTACTGGAAGTACAAATATGAACAGCCAATGTAGGTATCGACTTATATCTGATCATGGAGTATAAGCTTTAGTATTTTCATTGGTGTAGGTAACAGTTGTACATTTCCGGAATCTTGTCTCTTGAAAGGTTCACTAATCTTTTACTGCATTTCTATGTGTGTAATTTATAGCCGCTCACATGCCATCTTTACAATCTCAATGGAACAAAGGAGAAGCACGCGTATCCCTGGTGATGGTATCTTGAGTGCGAAGCTACAGTTTGTGGACCTTGCAGGTTCTGGATCTATGAATAAAAGTGGAGCAGATGGAGAAGGTAGTTAAAGTTTTTTAAATTTATACCTCAATTACTCAAGGCAGCAGTAGCTAGTTTTTTTAGATGTCTACTCACTAAGTCTATGTTGTTATAGGGATTCCCATTAATAAAGGAATACTGGTTCTTGAACAAGTAATTAGTGCTTTGGTAGTTAACAAGAAGAGGAAGGAAGGAGGCCATGTTCCTTACCATAACAGCAAGTTAACACAATTACTGAAGGCAAGAGGATTAAT comes from Papaver somniferum cultivar HN1 chromosome 7, ASM357369v1, whole genome shotgun sequence and encodes:
- the LOC113299406 gene encoding kinesin-like protein KIN-4C isoform X1, which gives rise to MGIVKVAVNVRPLSDEEVKIGTHSFTFDHVYGNKASSPISIYGDCVAPLVDALFDGYNTAVLAHGQTGSGKTYTMGTNYTGDGSTGGIIPQVMNSIFSKIEEKKEAKEFLIRVSFVEIFREEVIDLLDPNSGKGKRTVAKVAAKKPIPIRELEEGVFTVPDAAAVEVRTKQQMASFLSQGSLKRATGSTNMNSQCSRSHAIFTISMEQRRSTRIPGDGILSAKLQFVDLAGSGSMNKSGADGEGIPINKGILVLEQVISALVVNKKRKEGGHVPYHNSKLTQLLKDSLDGNSKTVMIACVRPADSYITETLNTLTCAYLARNIQNKAIVGTVNQSHELECLRKALTLEKNRSMDKSAELESLKKALTLSEEHIARERKCSMDKSAEIEQLKIKISVAEGEIRELHQNDKALQKENRLLKDELLHMKSNASPSAGSKGAYSTSWNAHRSLEQPTTLPHVDDDSDDAMGMDETVERHENTARKKAKTRKRKRLLYNVWKPDEFELLEV